The following coding sequences lie in one Yoonia sp. G8-12 genomic window:
- the mnhG gene encoding monovalent cation/H(+) antiporter subunit G: protein MTAQIIGTYFVCLSLIIGSGFVLVGAIGLLKFNDPMTRLHAPTKVGTVGIGMLLIASIIHSFDIGQPSTHELLIMAFLFVTAPISANFIGKVNIHRRACDTPPPPADGDTWSTLDVPEPENEN from the coding sequence ATGACCGCACAGATTATCGGAACCTATTTCGTTTGCCTGTCATTGATCATCGGGTCTGGCTTTGTGCTGGTCGGTGCCATTGGTTTGTTGAAATTCAACGACCCGATGACGCGCCTGCATGCCCCGACAAAGGTGGGGACTGTGGGCATCGGCATGTTGCTGATCGCGTCGATCATCCATTCGTTCGACATCGGTCAGCCGTCAACACATGAGCTTTTGATCATGGCTTTCCTGTTTGTGACGGCGCCGATCTCTGCGAATTTCATCGGGAAGGTGAACATTCATCGCCGGGCGTGTGACACACCGCCCCCACCTGCAGATGGTGATACGTGGTCGACACTTGATGTCCCTGAACCAGAGAACGAAAACTGA
- a CDS encoding ABC transporter ATP-binding protein, with the protein MKWYDRWLTRLPADKLLTRLLLESFQEHRWKYLAAAGAMILVAAATAATAWMMGQIVDALSTPENRGQVMAVGVGVALIFTFRGIAMYIQAVLMARAGNRIVAQKQMQIYHRMLAQGVAFFNENQSSDLLLRVTRSAEAARRAIDTIVSGFVRDLLTLIGLLCVMFYQQPVLSLVSLVIAPIVVLGIQRILKLVREVMKQEMTSMGEIIKVVQETSLGARVVKAFGLEPRMADRMEAAVRQVESRNNRMIQLQSATMPLLDTVAGLAIASIVILSAVDIFGQEPGTAGQLMSFVTAFLMSYEPASRLSKMRVVIERSMIGIKMMYELLDAPQTMLEHPDAVPLKPGPGEVTLKNVSFAYGDGEKVLKSVHATFRSGKTTALVGPSGGGKSTLLNLILRLYDPTEGAVMIDGQDIRNTTIVSLREKIAFVGQDTFLFAGTIMDNLLMARTTATAQEAIAAAKVANAHEFIEKLPEGYDTAIGENGSFLSGGQRQRLSIARAVLRQAPILLLDEATSALDSHSEVLVRDALEIITRDVTTIVIAHRLSTVMNADQICYLEAGEIVEQGSIPDLIAADGKFKELYDVQFGGHPDVT; encoded by the coding sequence TTGAAGTGGTACGATAGGTGGCTAACACGCCTGCCTGCGGATAAGTTGCTAACCCGCCTGCTACTAGAAAGCTTTCAGGAACATCGCTGGAAATATCTTGCTGCGGCTGGTGCGATGATTTTGGTTGCGGCCGCGACAGCGGCAACCGCCTGGATGATGGGGCAGATCGTTGATGCACTATCGACGCCTGAAAACCGTGGTCAAGTCATGGCGGTGGGTGTCGGTGTCGCGTTGATTTTCACTTTTCGCGGAATAGCCATGTATATTCAGGCCGTGCTGATGGCGCGCGCGGGAAATCGGATCGTAGCGCAAAAGCAGATGCAGATTTACCACCGGATGCTGGCGCAAGGTGTTGCGTTTTTCAACGAGAACCAATCGTCCGATCTGCTGTTGCGGGTCACAAGAAGCGCGGAAGCCGCACGCCGCGCGATCGACACGATTGTGAGCGGATTTGTACGTGATTTGTTGACGCTTATCGGGCTGCTATGCGTGATGTTCTACCAGCAACCCGTTCTGTCACTCGTGAGTCTCGTTATCGCACCTATCGTTGTGCTGGGCATCCAACGCATTCTCAAACTGGTGCGTGAAGTCATGAAACAAGAAATGACGAGCATGGGTGAGATAATCAAGGTCGTTCAGGAAACGTCTTTGGGTGCGCGTGTGGTCAAGGCTTTTGGGCTAGAGCCGCGCATGGCAGACCGGATGGAGGCTGCGGTCCGTCAGGTGGAGAGCCGGAATAACCGCATGATCCAGTTACAATCAGCAACCATGCCGCTTCTTGATACAGTCGCGGGGCTGGCGATTGCATCAATCGTGATACTGAGCGCGGTTGATATTTTTGGGCAAGAGCCCGGCACCGCAGGCCAGTTGATGTCATTCGTCACTGCTTTTTTGATGTCCTATGAACCAGCGAGCCGTCTATCCAAGATGCGGGTCGTGATTGAGCGAAGCATGATCGGCATCAAGATGATGTATGAACTGCTCGATGCGCCGCAGACTATGCTCGAGCATCCCGATGCCGTGCCTTTGAAACCAGGTCCCGGCGAGGTGACATTGAAGAATGTCAGCTTTGCTTATGGCGACGGAGAGAAGGTCTTGAAATCAGTGCATGCCACATTCCGGTCAGGCAAGACCACCGCGCTCGTCGGACCCTCCGGCGGTGGGAAGTCTACCCTTTTGAACTTGATTCTGCGCCTTTACGATCCGACCGAAGGCGCCGTGATGATTGATGGCCAAGACATTCGGAATACAACAATCGTTTCCTTGCGTGAAAAGATCGCGTTTGTCGGACAGGATACTTTCCTTTTTGCTGGCACGATCATGGATAACCTGTTGATGGCGCGGACAACCGCCACCGCGCAAGAAGCCATTGCCGCCGCGAAGGTCGCAAATGCGCATGAGTTCATCGAGAAGTTGCCCGAAGGCTATGACACCGCGATTGGCGAGAACGGATCGTTCCTATCCGGCGGCCAGCGTCAGCGCCTTTCAATCGCGCGCGCCGTGCTAAGGCAAGCGCCTATCCTTTTGTTAGACGAAGCGACCAGCGCTTTGGATAGCCATTCAGAGGTTCTGGTTCGTGATGCGCTGGAAATCATCACGCGCGATGTCACAACGATCGTGATTGCGCACCGTTTGTCGACTGTTATGAATGCAGATCAGATCTGCTATCTTGAGGCCGGCGAAATCGTTGAACAAGGCAGCATTCCTGATCTGATCGCGGCCGACGGCAAGTTCAAAGAGCTTTACGACGTGCAATTTGGCGGGCATCCGGATGTTACGTGA
- a CDS encoding LrgB family protein encodes MTEVAGLWSYLSTTPLIWLTTTTVAYLAADGLSRRLGHPPWANPVLLSVLLIAPVLWLTQTDYTTYFEGAQFIHFLLGPATVALALPLWDNRDTIRTSVVPIVLALLAGSVVAAGSAILLAGAFGLPMEVLLSLAPKSTTAPVALGISEAIGGLPALTAVLVILTGIIGAVTVTPVMNLLRITDWRARGFAVGVAAHGIGTARAFQVNPVAGAYAGIAMALNALLTSLIVPILVRWLI; translated from the coding sequence ATGACAGAAGTTGCAGGCCTATGGAGCTATCTGTCAACAACGCCCTTGATATGGCTTACGACGACGACCGTCGCCTATTTGGCCGCGGATGGGCTGTCGCGGCGATTGGGGCACCCACCTTGGGCCAATCCTGTACTTCTGTCAGTCCTTCTTATCGCACCAGTGCTTTGGCTGACACAAACAGACTACACGACCTATTTTGAGGGCGCTCAATTCATCCATTTTCTGCTGGGGCCCGCGACGGTGGCATTGGCTTTGCCGCTTTGGGACAATCGCGATACAATTCGCACTTCGGTTGTACCGATTGTCTTGGCACTGCTCGCGGGTTCGGTTGTCGCGGCGGGTTCGGCCATTTTGCTTGCTGGTGCCTTTGGTCTGCCAATGGAGGTTCTGCTGTCTCTGGCACCCAAGTCCACGACCGCACCTGTGGCGCTCGGCATCTCAGAAGCCATTGGTGGGTTGCCCGCATTGACAGCAGTATTGGTTATTCTGACAGGGATCATAGGGGCTGTGACGGTCACGCCTGTCATGAACCTGTTGCGGATCACTGATTGGCGTGCGCGCGGTTTTGCGGTTGGCGTCGCCGCACATGGCATTGGGACGGCGCGAGCATTTCAGGTCAATCCTGTCGCGGGGGCCTATGCCGGCATCGCCATGGCATTAAATGCGCTGCTGACGAGCTTGATCGTGCCGATTTTGGTGCGTTGGTTGATTTGA
- a CDS encoding TRAP transporter permease has product MLVLIRNTLGILVALLPILWAIEWLASVRSIFLLDQFVVIEFGLATALVFLSPRGRAIRFDDYILAVLALVVAVFSAISMEQLVLLMFSGEAKVILLAGALVGLSLLACYRVTGAMMTAFVTAVLIFGALARYLPQPISAPPFSFGTYTVYVAYGGDAIVGQALRIVSVVVVVFIVFGKMFELMGGTRFFEHLAQRISANGAGSAVKVAAVASGLFGSISGSTTANVVTSGNFSIPMMRKIGLPAHQAAAIEAVASTGGQILPPVMGIAAFLMVEIAGIPYRDVITAAALPGLLYFVALFFQIDGFSRRLNLVGFKVEPMSRRQTLVEALFTLVPILLILFAVIMMPYAPNSGAVLASGACIVLAFGRKGFNTHTLKALFQKLVEAGDVAARIVTTSAVIGILLGVVSYSGLGVAAAVGIEALADSNLALALLAAGLASYVLGIGLATTAVYAVVGTLIAPSLVNLGLAPITAHLFVFYCAMLSMITPPVAIACLAASGLANASFWRTSLQAMRFGWTLFFLPFLFVVNPALLMIGSISEILTTSVTCLIGIAALSRTIGELPCPANHLPRKALYLALSIIALLPIAPPLARLLAATGLVLLTVRDRKEAKRTLSFNVTEVQ; this is encoded by the coding sequence TTGCTTGTTCTCATAAGGAACACCCTCGGGATTTTGGTTGCATTGCTTCCTATCCTCTGGGCGATTGAATGGCTGGCAAGCGTTCGGTCTATTTTCCTTTTGGACCAATTTGTCGTCATTGAGTTTGGCCTTGCAACTGCACTCGTGTTTCTTTCGCCACGCGGCCGTGCGATCCGTTTTGATGACTACATTTTGGCAGTCTTGGCATTGGTCGTTGCGGTATTTTCGGCAATAAGTATGGAACAACTGGTTTTGCTGATGTTCAGCGGAGAGGCGAAAGTCATTCTGCTGGCAGGCGCATTGGTCGGACTGAGCCTCTTGGCATGCTACCGCGTGACGGGGGCGATGATGACCGCTTTCGTCACAGCTGTTCTGATTTTTGGTGCTCTGGCCCGCTATCTGCCACAACCCATCAGCGCTCCGCCATTCTCATTCGGCACGTATACTGTCTATGTCGCATACGGCGGGGATGCGATCGTAGGTCAGGCCCTGCGCATTGTCTCCGTCGTGGTGGTCGTTTTCATCGTTTTCGGCAAGATGTTTGAGTTGATGGGGGGCACGCGGTTCTTCGAACATCTCGCGCAGCGGATTTCCGCGAATGGGGCGGGAAGCGCGGTCAAAGTCGCTGCCGTCGCCTCCGGCCTATTTGGATCGATTAGTGGCAGCACGACAGCAAATGTCGTCACGTCTGGCAATTTTTCGATCCCGATGATGCGAAAAATAGGTCTTCCAGCGCATCAAGCGGCAGCAATTGAAGCGGTTGCATCAACGGGAGGACAGATCCTTCCACCTGTCATGGGTATCGCGGCATTCTTGATGGTCGAAATCGCAGGCATCCCTTACCGCGATGTTATCACCGCCGCCGCCCTTCCCGGCCTGTTATATTTCGTTGCACTTTTTTTCCAGATTGACGGATTCTCGCGTCGACTGAACCTTGTTGGGTTCAAAGTGGAACCGATGTCTAGGCGCCAGACTCTGGTCGAAGCGCTGTTCACGTTGGTTCCTATACTATTGATCCTCTTTGCCGTGATCATGATGCCCTACGCTCCCAACAGCGGAGCAGTGCTGGCGTCTGGCGCATGCATTGTACTGGCTTTCGGGCGCAAGGGATTTAATACGCACACCTTGAAGGCGCTTTTCCAGAAGCTTGTCGAAGCCGGCGATGTAGCGGCGCGGATCGTGACAACAAGCGCTGTCATCGGGATCTTGCTCGGGGTCGTCAGCTACTCCGGCCTAGGGGTTGCGGCGGCTGTCGGTATCGAGGCTCTGGCCGATAGTAACCTGGCCCTTGCATTATTGGCGGCGGGTTTGGCGTCGTATGTTCTTGGAATTGGGCTGGCGACAACTGCGGTTTACGCGGTTGTTGGAACGCTTATTGCACCAAGCTTGGTCAACCTAGGTCTTGCGCCGATTACCGCGCATCTTTTTGTTTTCTACTGCGCAATGTTATCAATGATTACACCGCCAGTCGCCATCGCATGCCTTGCGGCAAGTGGGCTCGCGAATGCATCATTCTGGAGAACCAGCCTTCAGGCCATGCGTTTCGGATGGACGCTGTTCTTTCTGCCATTCCTTTTTGTCGTTAATCCGGCGCTCTTGATGATCGGAAGCATTTCCGAAATTCTCACGACCTCGGTGACGTGCCTGATAGGGATCGCCGCACTTTCGCGGACGATTGGCGAACTCCCGTGTCCTGCAAATCACTTGCCGAGAAAAGCGCTTTATTTGGCGTTAAGCATCATCGCACTGTTGCCGATTGCGCCCCCGCTTGCACGTCTCTTGGCGGCTACGGGGCTTGTCTTGCTAACTGTGCGCGACCGAAAAGAGGCAAAGCGAACACTTTCCTTTAATGTGACGGAAGTACAATGA
- a CDS encoding sulfotransferase family protein yields MFCIGFHKTGTTSLGAALETLGYRTIHGDGRGLWSGADEGRGLIAKIDAGDYALDTLPLFDAFLDNPYFSIWKQLAEANPEARFVLTLRSADKWIESCVRYYGDRRVRPMREWMFGQHADPASSPEATDKWLAAYNRHNAEILDYFADKPNFLCLNLTEDASWDQLCAFLDEPKPKQPFPFLNVTKK; encoded by the coding sequence GTGTTTTGCATCGGATTTCACAAGACCGGCACAACAAGCCTTGGTGCCGCGCTTGAAACCCTCGGATACCGTACAATCCATGGCGACGGGCGCGGGCTTTGGTCCGGCGCCGACGAAGGGCGCGGGCTTATCGCGAAAATTGATGCTGGTGATTACGCGTTGGACACCTTGCCATTGTTCGATGCATTTCTGGACAACCCATACTTTTCGATTTGGAAACAACTCGCTGAAGCAAATCCGGAGGCACGATTTGTTCTGACGCTTCGCAGCGCCGACAAATGGATCGAGAGTTGCGTGCGCTATTACGGTGATCGAAGGGTCCGCCCGATGCGCGAGTGGATGTTTGGTCAACACGCCGATCCCGCCAGCAGCCCCGAAGCAACTGATAAATGGCTGGCCGCTTACAACCGGCACAATGCTGAAATTCTCGATTATTTTGCGGACAAACCAAACTTTCTGTGCCTGAACCTGACAGAAGATGCGAGCTGGGACCAGCTCTGTGCCTTTCTGGATGAACCCAAGCCAAAGCAGCCGTTCCCGTTCCTGAACGTGACAAAAAAATAG
- a CDS encoding K+/H+ antiporter subunit F produces MILATQFLNIALMITFLALALGQVMSMVRLVLGPTSGDRVLALDTMVINALGLVIVLGIYKGVQIYFEVALLIAMLGFVSTVALARFILRGDIIE; encoded by the coding sequence ATGATCCTTGCGACACAGTTTCTGAATATCGCCTTGATGATTACCTTTTTGGCACTCGCGTTGGGGCAGGTGATGTCGATGGTGCGTCTGGTCTTGGGGCCCACCTCGGGCGACCGGGTGCTTGCGCTTGATACAATGGTGATCAACGCGCTGGGTCTGGTGATTGTGCTGGGTATCTACAAGGGCGTGCAGATCTATTTTGAGGTGGCTTTGCTGATCGCGATGTTGGGTTTTGTTTCAACTGTCGCTTTGGCACGCTTTATTTTGCGGGGGGATATCATCGAATGA
- a CDS encoding Na+/H+ antiporter subunit E: MARALHWLIPHPLLTLILTIVWMLLQNEISAGMIVFGFILGIIIPWGTSVWWPDTPNSFRVGKMGSFIVVVIWDIIVANIEVAWIVLTVPTSKLKPAWIVVPLELREPEAITMLAGTITLTPGTVSADLASNGRSLLVHVLHTDDPDAVRDDIITRYEARLLEIFA, from the coding sequence ATGGCACGCGCGCTTCATTGGTTGATCCCGCATCCGCTTTTGACACTGATCCTGACGATTGTCTGGATGCTGCTGCAAAACGAAATCTCGGCAGGGATGATTGTTTTCGGGTTTATTCTGGGCATCATCATCCCATGGGGGACATCCGTGTGGTGGCCCGACACGCCCAATAGCTTTCGCGTTGGCAAGATGGGCAGCTTCATTGTTGTCGTGATCTGGGACATTATCGTGGCCAATATCGAAGTGGCCTGGATCGTGCTGACCGTGCCAACCTCCAAATTGAAACCGGCTTGGATTGTGGTGCCGCTGGAATTGCGCGAGCCGGAAGCCATTACCATGCTTGCAGGCACAATCACGCTGACACCCGGTACTGTTTCGGCGGATCTTGCCAGCAACGGGCGCAGCCTGCTGGTGCATGTGTTGCACACCGATGATCCCGATGCTGTGCGTGATGATATCATTACCCGCTATGAGGCACGACTATTGGAGATATTTGCATGA
- a CDS encoding CidA/LrgA family protein, giving the protein MLHTLGFLLACQLLGEITVRGLGVPIPGPVLGLTLLVLLLSLLPTLTDRIRPTTTVILANLSFLFVPAGVGVIGNLEVFSHNGLVLLFILIVSTILSMLAAVGTFIGVRYLTERWAK; this is encoded by the coding sequence ATGCTTCATACCCTTGGATTTCTCTTAGCCTGCCAGCTGCTTGGAGAAATAACTGTGCGTGGTCTTGGCGTTCCAATTCCGGGCCCGGTACTGGGGCTCACGTTGTTGGTGTTGCTCCTCAGCCTTCTGCCGACACTGACCGACCGGATCAGGCCAACAACGACTGTCATTCTTGCGAACCTGTCTTTCCTGTTTGTCCCGGCAGGTGTCGGTGTGATCGGCAACCTGGAGGTTTTTTCGCATAACGGACTGGTCTTGCTGTTTATCCTGATTGTCTCAACGATCCTCTCCATGCTGGCTGCCGTCGGAACTTTCATCGGCGTGCGGTACCTGACTGAACGGTGGGCGAAATGA
- a CDS encoding TAXI family TRAP transporter solute-binding subunit, whose product MLSKLFAKPTALCLALSLSATGLSAQDASLATSSPGGTVYNLGLAIAEAGAAAEFDVRVTPFKSTTQAIPVVASGQVTFGLANAYELQMADTGTVSFEGAPIEGLRIVSALYPMRMGLMVRADSDIFSVEDMAGRNVPSGFGSTATGELLVGAMLASSELSYDDVNSINVSSFGDMLAAFEAGRTDVMIGLLGSGRDVGVSENVGGVRILGLSKNADAETRMQEFVPVARMDPVLASSNILGVSEDSFALTYDYYLYTSEQTPDDVVAKALEALLSEKDIIAATVRSFADYSVETAQRDIGIPFHPAALEAFGK is encoded by the coding sequence ATGCTTTCCAAACTTTTCGCTAAACCGACAGCGCTTTGCCTCGCCCTTTCTTTGTCAGCGACAGGCTTGTCCGCGCAAGACGCTTCGCTTGCTACATCATCACCCGGCGGTACCGTATACAACCTTGGGCTTGCGATCGCAGAGGCGGGTGCGGCGGCAGAGTTTGATGTCAGGGTCACGCCATTCAAGAGTACAACGCAAGCGATCCCAGTTGTTGCAAGTGGTCAGGTGACCTTCGGCCTCGCCAATGCATATGAACTTCAGATGGCAGACACCGGTACGGTGTCTTTTGAAGGCGCCCCTATTGAAGGCCTTCGCATTGTTTCGGCGCTTTATCCCATGCGGATGGGACTGATGGTACGTGCCGATAGCGATATTTTTTCCGTTGAGGATATGGCAGGGCGCAATGTCCCGTCTGGCTTTGGATCGACCGCCACTGGTGAGCTTCTTGTTGGGGCTATGCTGGCATCAAGCGAATTATCCTATGACGACGTCAATAGCATCAATGTTTCAAGTTTTGGCGACATGCTTGCTGCTTTTGAGGCAGGACGAACAGATGTCATGATTGGCCTTCTTGGATCCGGTCGTGATGTGGGGGTTTCAGAAAACGTTGGTGGGGTGCGCATTCTTGGTTTGTCTAAAAATGCCGATGCGGAAACGCGTATGCAGGAGTTTGTACCTGTTGCGCGGATGGATCCGGTGTTGGCTTCGTCCAACATACTTGGCGTTTCAGAAGACAGCTTTGCTCTGACCTATGATTACTACCTTTACACGTCAGAGCAGACACCTGACGACGTTGTTGCCAAGGCCTTGGAAGCCCTTTTGTCAGAAAAGGACATTATTGCCGCCACTGTCCGCAGCTTTGCAGACTACAGCGTTGAAACAGCCCAGCGTGACATTGGAATACCCTTTCATCCGGCCGCGTTGGAAGCCTTTGGCAAATAG
- a CDS encoding class I adenylate-forming enzyme family protein, with protein MDASIHSTISDLFCGTARRYRDRIALIEGDKEVSYRELTDHSAQVAHQFAAAGIKAGDKVGVALRHSISSLTSMLAIWMLNAVAVPIDFRIRPSEREKLAGEFDLAVIVQDGPAVNVNYRVIAWNRDFEAEVANQSIMPPSGYCGYAHPATISLTSGTTGRPIGFVQSHKSLVLRMMGYSQECTYPADGRALMTFPLSFSASRNHTLGQLLRGNTIYFHPPTFGAKELAERLIEEKITFIFVVPAMVQDLLELAGDRETPMFPDLKLLYTGGAGMLPEQKIAAQKRLSAGFLHCFSSSLSGTVSTLVGDDVLTHADTEGRVLGSVRVQIVDDEGNELPDNQVGTVRCRSQTSAETVYNEASRATGDRIVDGWGYTGDLGRIDADGFLTLVGRSADVILRSGINIYPAEIEVALSSIDGVVSCAAVGIPDPVLGEDIAVFIVADRPLTEDFVLARARVVLPAGKRPGRVVFLDELPLNANGKVLKKDLRESLSKAT; from the coding sequence ATGGACGCATCGATCCACAGCACAATCAGTGACCTCTTTTGCGGAACAGCACGCCGCTACCGTGATCGCATTGCACTGATAGAGGGCGACAAAGAGGTCAGCTACCGTGAGTTGACGGATCATTCAGCACAAGTTGCTCATCAATTTGCAGCCGCCGGGATCAAAGCGGGCGACAAAGTTGGTGTTGCGTTGCGGCACAGCATATCTTCGCTTACGTCGATGTTGGCCATATGGATGTTGAATGCCGTTGCTGTTCCAATCGATTTTCGCATTCGTCCTTCCGAACGTGAAAAACTGGCTGGGGAATTTGACCTTGCGGTGATTGTGCAAGACGGACCGGCGGTGAATGTCAATTATCGTGTGATCGCGTGGAACCGTGATTTTGAAGCTGAAGTGGCGAACCAGTCGATCATGCCACCCAGTGGGTACTGCGGATATGCGCACCCCGCGACCATATCGCTGACGTCGGGCACAACCGGACGACCCATTGGTTTCGTGCAAAGCCATAAGTCGCTCGTATTGCGAATGATGGGCTATTCGCAGGAATGCACGTATCCTGCTGATGGTCGCGCGTTGATGACATTTCCTTTGTCTTTCTCAGCATCGCGCAACCACACTTTGGGGCAGCTGCTGCGCGGGAATACAATCTACTTTCATCCTCCCACTTTCGGCGCAAAAGAGCTTGCTGAACGGCTTATTGAGGAGAAAATAACGTTCATATTTGTAGTTCCTGCCATGGTTCAGGATCTGCTTGAACTTGCTGGTGATCGCGAAACTCCGATGTTTCCTGATTTGAAGCTGCTCTATACAGGTGGTGCAGGCATGTTGCCCGAACAAAAGATCGCGGCACAAAAACGCCTCTCTGCAGGATTTCTACATTGTTTTTCCTCAAGCCTTTCCGGGACGGTCTCGACGCTCGTAGGTGATGATGTTTTGACGCACGCTGATACGGAAGGTCGCGTTCTGGGCTCGGTGCGTGTTCAAATTGTTGACGACGAGGGAAATGAGCTGCCTGACAATCAGGTTGGAACGGTACGGTGCCGCAGCCAAACCTCAGCGGAAACCGTCTATAATGAGGCTAGCCGCGCCACTGGTGACAGGATTGTCGATGGCTGGGGCTATACGGGCGATCTTGGCAGGATCGATGCCGACGGCTTCCTGACGCTTGTTGGACGAAGTGCTGACGTGATTTTGCGTAGCGGTATAAATATCTACCCCGCTGAGATCGAAGTGGCCCTATCTTCGATCGACGGTGTTGTAAGTTGTGCGGCTGTCGGTATTCCTGATCCGGTTCTTGGCGAAGATATCGCTGTCTTTATAGTCGCTGACCGCCCGCTAACCGAGGACTTCGTCCTGGCACGAGCGCGGGTTGTTCTGCCTGCGGGCAAGCGCCCCGGTCGCGTCGTATTCCTCGACGAGCTGCCACTGAATGCCAACGGGAAGGTATTGAAGAAGGATTTACGCGAGAGTCTTTCTAAGGCCACCTGA
- a CDS encoding thioesterase domain-containing protein, with the protein MTEYNPDFAIDGAVPREALGLPNEYVAPETETQKRLAEAFSTFLKVSPVGIDDDFYDLGGDSLQGEQISLAAEEITGKEFQISSLFYTGTPRKIAATAQSAETTESAAPPSTKPILFIVHGKRGYTMPRKEFLDSLDTFCSIEMFEMPGIRGNGVPPTSLQGIAKAYCDHIEKIQPKGEIYLSAFCVGGLIALDMVRQLNERGRELRGVVLIDPNVSGWLRKVYENYQTASTLTERISARLFAFGSTGRWSENAPFLQGFFRWLKMRRMIADEDRFLMTKSRTSHETTHKLNPKAQAWLFASYRYATFVPVDNPMTIIASADRMKFFNDPKGFWKYVAPNSHATDVAPKHRDVFRAEGERTVEIIKQKLFSDAQSS; encoded by the coding sequence ATGACTGAATACAACCCCGATTTTGCGATAGATGGTGCCGTACCAAGAGAGGCACTCGGGCTTCCAAATGAATACGTGGCGCCAGAGACGGAAACGCAGAAACGCCTGGCCGAGGCATTTTCTACCTTTCTCAAAGTTAGCCCTGTCGGCATTGATGATGATTTCTATGATTTGGGTGGGGACTCGCTGCAAGGTGAACAAATCAGCTTGGCGGCTGAGGAAATCACAGGCAAAGAGTTTCAGATTTCATCGCTCTTTTATACGGGAACCCCGCGCAAAATTGCGGCAACAGCCCAGAGTGCTGAGACCACTGAGAGCGCGGCGCCCCCAAGCACAAAACCCATTCTCTTTATCGTGCACGGCAAGCGGGGCTACACGATGCCGCGGAAAGAATTTCTGGATTCCTTGGACACATTTTGTTCAATTGAAATGTTCGAAATGCCCGGAATACGTGGGAACGGTGTACCTCCTACGTCGCTCCAAGGAATTGCCAAAGCATATTGTGACCACATCGAAAAAATCCAGCCAAAGGGAGAGATTTATCTGTCTGCGTTCTGCGTTGGCGGGTTGATCGCGCTCGATATGGTCCGGCAATTGAACGAACGTGGACGCGAGTTGCGCGGGGTGGTTCTAATTGATCCTAACGTTTCGGGCTGGCTTCGAAAAGTGTACGAAAACTATCAAACGGCATCGACTTTGACAGAGCGGATTTCCGCGCGCCTTTTTGCCTTCGGCAGCACCGGTCGGTGGTCTGAAAATGCGCCTTTTCTTCAAGGTTTTTTCCGATGGCTTAAGATGCGGCGGATGATAGCGGACGAAGATCGGTTCCTGATGACCAAAAGTCGAACGAGTCACGAAACGACGCACAAATTGAATCCCAAAGCACAAGCCTGGCTGTTCGCATCCTATCGCTATGCTACTTTCGTTCCGGTTGATAATCCGATGACGATTATTGCGTCTGCTGATCGAATGAAGTTTTTCAACGACCCCAAGGGATTTTGGAAGTATGTCGCCCCTAACTCACACGCGACTGACGTTGCACCTAAACACCGAGACGTCTTTCGGGCAGAAGGCGAACGGACGGTTGAGATAATCAAGCAAAAGCTATTTTCGGACGCTCAAAGTTCGTAA